A DNA window from Gillisia sp. Hel1_33_143 contains the following coding sequences:
- a CDS encoding DUF190 domain-containing protein yields the protein MKNHITIRIYFEYGQKIKNLSFWNRLKAGDFASELIKKAKAFDLDQALNFNVSKGYFEKGKIHWGISETRHYKHPHVVELTDTEEKINEFLQHQKLLLEETKIVVVKSEIELKK from the coding sequence ATGAAAAACCACATAACCATCAGGATTTACTTTGAATACGGTCAAAAAATAAAAAACCTTTCTTTTTGGAACAGATTGAAGGCCGGCGATTTTGCTTCAGAATTGATAAAAAAAGCCAAAGCTTTTGATTTAGATCAGGCGTTGAATTTTAACGTGAGCAAAGGGTATTTTGAAAAAGGAAAAATTCACTGGGGAATTAGTGAAACAAGGCATTATAAGCATCCGCACGTGGTAGAACTCACTGATACAGAAGAAAAAATCAATGAATTTTTACAACATCAAAAGCTATTGCTTGAGGAAACAAAAATCGTAGTGGTAAAAAGTGAAATTGAATTGAAAAAATAA
- a CDS encoding GNAT family N-acetyltransferase has product MKLFKTNSKNKDFLNLIRLLDESLRITDGEDFGFYNQFNNLKLIKNVIVAYKNDKRIGCGAFKRFDENTVEIKRMFVVPDYRSQGIAGSILTELESWARSSGFTKCVLETGINQIAALGFYKKAGYLIIPNYEQYKGLNTSVCFEKVLAPQK; this is encoded by the coding sequence ATGAAACTTTTTAAAACAAATTCCAAGAATAAAGATTTCTTAAATCTTATCCGTTTATTAGATGAAAGCTTAAGAATTACAGATGGAGAAGATTTTGGCTTCTACAATCAGTTTAACAATCTGAAGCTAATCAAGAATGTAATTGTTGCTTATAAGAATGATAAACGTATTGGATGCGGTGCTTTCAAAAGATTTGATGAAAACACAGTAGAGATTAAGCGAATGTTTGTAGTACCAGACTATCGCAGTCAAGGTATAGCAGGTTCTATTCTAACTGAATTGGAATCCTGGGCAAGATCATCGGGATTTACTAAATGTGTGCTGGAAACAGGAATTAACCAGATAGCAGCTTTAGGATTTTATAAGAAAGCAGGATATCTAATAATTCCCAATTATGAGCAATATAAAGGTCTTAACACAAGCGTTTGTTTTGAAAAAGTATTGGCCCCTCAAAAATGA
- a CDS encoding phosphatase PAP2 family protein — MIENLNSLDTKLFLYLNGKHNAFFDPIMYWASDKLFWIPFYTAIAALLIWHYKKRSIPIFLAIGILITLADQIASHLIKHTVKRLRPSHNSALEGLIHLSKAGPGGQYGFVSSHAANAFALAAFLFFILPKKFNWLKWILGFWALLVSYSRIYNGVHYPGDVIIAALVGIGLGYLMSKLYFFYKSKAEKQFSNV; from the coding sequence ATGATAGAAAATTTAAATTCATTGGACACCAAGCTTTTCCTTTATCTTAACGGAAAGCACAATGCTTTTTTTGATCCGATTATGTATTGGGCAAGTGATAAACTGTTTTGGATACCCTTTTACACTGCAATCGCAGCTCTTTTGATTTGGCACTACAAAAAAAGAAGTATCCCGATTTTCCTTGCCATTGGGATTCTTATTACTTTGGCAGATCAAATAGCCTCGCACCTTATAAAGCATACGGTAAAACGCTTGCGGCCATCTCATAATTCGGCATTGGAAGGATTGATACATTTGAGCAAAGCCGGGCCGGGAGGCCAATATGGTTTTGTGTCGTCCCACGCGGCCAATGCTTTTGCCCTTGCTGCATTTTTATTTTTCATTTTACCAAAGAAATTCAATTGGTTAAAATGGATATTGGGCTTTTGGGCATTATTGGTTTCCTACAGTCGGATATATAATGGTGTCCACTATCCGGGTGATGTAATAATAGCGGCTTTGGTAGGAATAGGTTTAGGCTATTTAATGAGTAAATTGTATTTTTTCTATAAGAGTAAAGCAGAAAAACAGTTTTCAAATGTTTAA
- a CDS encoding universal stress protein, whose protein sequence is MAYKKILIAVDSSEYSMKAAKKGLELAHQLGAKAALLFVIEKSKALGNVDAGITHEQALIVLKKEAEQTLDELAQMYNGNELLKFMPEGNPEEDILKTAQNWKADLLVLGTHGRTGLKHLLMGSVAERVMRHSNIPVMMVS, encoded by the coding sequence ATGGCGTACAAGAAAATTTTAATTGCCGTGGATAGCAGTGAGTATTCAATGAAAGCCGCTAAAAAAGGCTTGGAACTCGCTCATCAATTAGGGGCTAAAGCAGCATTGCTTTTTGTAATCGAAAAATCGAAAGCACTTGGCAATGTAGATGCCGGGATCACACACGAACAGGCCTTGATCGTATTAAAGAAAGAGGCCGAGCAAACCTTGGATGAATTGGCCCAAATGTACAATGGGAATGAGCTTTTAAAATTTATGCCCGAGGGCAATCCGGAAGAGGATATCCTAAAAACCGCACAAAACTGGAAGGCCGATCTACTTGTACTGGGAACTCACGGAAGGACAGGGTTAAAACATCTTTTGATGGGGAGTGTTGCAGAACGGGTGATGCGCCATTCCAATATTCCGGTAATGATGGTTTCTTGA
- the deoC gene encoding deoxyribose-phosphate aldolase produces the protein MNLEKYIDHTLLKPTATQEEIKTLCIEAQEYNFYAVCVNGSHVNFCKEILRETDIKIAAVISFPLGAMTTKAKIFEAEECLKNGADEIDMVINIGWLKSGEIDKVTSEIRDLKKAIGDKVLKVIIETCYLTDEEKKIACKAAVDAKADYVKTSTGFGSNGASIQDIILMSLAVAGKAKIKASGGIRDAITTKEYISLGVSRIGTSSGVKIVKTQ, from the coding sequence ATGAACTTAGAAAAATATATAGACCATACCCTTCTTAAGCCAACGGCAACCCAAGAAGAAATCAAGACCCTTTGTATTGAGGCTCAGGAATATAATTTTTATGCCGTGTGTGTTAATGGTTCTCATGTAAATTTCTGTAAAGAAATTCTTAGAGAAACAGATATAAAAATAGCTGCAGTAATAAGTTTCCCGCTCGGCGCCATGACCACTAAAGCCAAAATATTTGAGGCAGAAGAATGTTTAAAGAACGGTGCAGATGAAATTGATATGGTTATTAACATAGGTTGGTTAAAATCTGGAGAAATAGATAAGGTTACTTCAGAGATAAGAGATCTAAAAAAAGCAATTGGAGATAAGGTTCTTAAAGTAATTATTGAAACCTGTTATCTTACAGATGAAGAGAAAAAAATAGCGTGCAAAGCTGCGGTAGATGCTAAAGCAGACTATGTTAAAACCTCTACTGGGTTTGGCTCAAATGGCGCGAGTATTCAGGATATAATTCTTATGAGCTTGGCAGTAGCTGGAAAGGCAAAAATTAAGGCCTCTGGAGGTATTAGAGATGCCATAACTACAAAAGAATATATAAGCTTAGGTGTGAGCAGAATTGGTACCAGCTCTGGCGTTAAAATAGTAAAAACGCAATAG
- a CDS encoding PAS domain S-box protein gives MSKSHFPNIFLDQNKDPIWMIDLDYRLIYANQRYLDIVRNITGKEQQLNETAFIEDFDENYTIKWRQYYRRALHGEAFEIEEHYSLPDTNEIYYGQISFEPLLGDDDKLFAIACQSRDISKIVKHKSEVNQLIDASLDVFCTVNEQGRFVYISGAALDIWGYTPEELLGKPYKDLIMPEDLLETKQKLIYIQEGQTVTAFKNRYIKKNGDIAYNLWSVKWDPASRLFYSTARDGKEIMEQEEKVQQSEQRFKALVQEGSDLIAILDVHGNYKYASPTNSSIVGISQEEFLSKNIIDLIHPGDKEKILTCLKKIKVENKLVLDTFRIQNHKKEWRWIETVFTNMLDNPAVEGIVSNSRDITEEKILIELNQQTSQLGKIGSWEVGFLNDEIYWSEEVHKLHETDPENFTPSVSKAIDFYRQDFKVFVETTIQKCIETGEPFDFEAVILTTTKKELWVRVIGAAEFVDEKCKRIYGSTQNINDKKEAEIRLNSLADNLPGVVFQYLIFPDGSDNFKYINKGSQEVWGFPAEDLIKNSRLIWDGIIAGGEIKKVRKSLALSIKSKSKWTTRFKYIMPNGEVRIHLCNGTPIFLTDGTILFNAVILDVTQETKDEKLLELVTKIARIGSWELDLVNQTGDNMYWSPMLFEILEIEDNYNPTLTGGIEFHIGESRERIKKAIEHLVEDGIEFDEEILLRTAKGHKRWARAIGKCDKVHNKRTRIYGSYQDITERKKSELENKFKANLLSTIGQAAVATNIEGEVTYWNRAAETIYGWKMEEVLGKNIMELTIPDTNAEQATVVMEMLKKGQTWSGEFVVQRKDGSSFPALITNSPTYDENNKLSGMIGISSDITQKVRYEKLLEKHTQELERSNLALKKIAWTQSHVVRAPIARILAVINLLEEQPESFDEISFWLKQLKISTHEMDAIVKKIITETYSLDQE, from the coding sequence ATGAGCAAATCTCATTTCCCTAATATTTTTCTTGATCAAAATAAAGATCCTATATGGATGATCGATTTAGATTACCGATTGATTTACGCTAATCAACGATATTTAGACATAGTAAGAAATATTACTGGAAAAGAACAACAACTTAATGAAACGGCTTTTATAGAAGACTTTGATGAGAATTATACCATAAAATGGCGACAGTACTACAGAAGAGCTCTACATGGAGAAGCTTTTGAGATTGAAGAACACTACTCTCTGCCAGATACCAATGAAATTTATTACGGCCAGATTTCATTTGAGCCTTTATTAGGTGATGATGATAAGCTTTTTGCAATAGCTTGCCAATCTCGCGATATTTCAAAGATTGTTAAGCACAAATCTGAAGTTAATCAATTAATAGATGCCTCTTTAGATGTATTTTGTACGGTAAATGAACAGGGACGTTTTGTATATATAAGTGGAGCTGCATTAGATATTTGGGGCTATACGCCAGAAGAACTTTTGGGAAAACCTTATAAGGATTTGATAATGCCGGAAGATCTACTTGAAACTAAACAAAAACTTATTTATATTCAAGAAGGCCAAACTGTAACAGCTTTTAAGAATAGATATATAAAGAAAAATGGGGATATTGCTTACAACCTTTGGTCTGTAAAATGGGATCCAGCATCCAGGCTATTCTATTCTACGGCAAGAGATGGTAAAGAGATCATGGAGCAGGAAGAGAAGGTCCAACAAAGTGAGCAACGTTTTAAAGCTTTGGTACAAGAAGGTTCAGATCTTATAGCCATTTTAGATGTTCATGGAAATTATAAATATGCAAGTCCTACAAACTCTTCAATAGTAGGGATTTCACAAGAGGAATTTCTCTCCAAAAATATAATAGATCTTATTCATCCAGGTGATAAAGAAAAGATTTTAACCTGTTTAAAAAAGATCAAGGTTGAAAATAAATTAGTTTTAGACACTTTCCGAATTCAGAATCATAAAAAGGAATGGCGTTGGATAGAAACAGTTTTTACCAACATGTTAGATAATCCCGCCGTAGAGGGAATTGTTTCAAATTCTAGAGATATTACCGAAGAAAAGATTTTAATAGAACTTAATCAACAAACCAGTCAGTTAGGTAAAATTGGAAGTTGGGAAGTTGGTTTTTTAAATGATGAAATCTATTGGTCTGAAGAAGTTCACAAATTGCATGAAACAGATCCTGAAAATTTTACTCCAAGTGTTTCTAAGGCTATAGATTTCTATCGTCAAGATTTTAAGGTATTTGTAGAAACTACAATTCAAAAATGTATTGAAACCGGAGAGCCTTTTGATTTTGAGGCCGTAATTCTTACCACTACAAAAAAGGAGCTGTGGGTACGTGTAATTGGAGCTGCAGAGTTTGTAGATGAGAAATGTAAGCGTATTTATGGGAGTACTCAAAATATCAACGATAAGAAAGAGGCAGAAATTAGACTTAATTCTTTGGCAGATAACTTACCTGGAGTAGTATTTCAGTATCTCATCTTTCCTGATGGCTCAGATAATTTCAAATACATAAATAAGGGTTCTCAAGAAGTATGGGGATTTCCTGCGGAAGATTTAATTAAGAATTCAAGATTGATCTGGGATGGAATTATTGCAGGAGGGGAGATTAAAAAAGTAAGAAAGAGTCTTGCACTTTCTATAAAATCTAAATCTAAATGGACTACCAGATTCAAATATATAATGCCCAATGGGGAAGTTCGAATTCATTTATGTAATGGTACGCCAATATTTTTAACAGATGGTACAATTCTTTTTAATGCGGTTATATTAGATGTTACTCAAGAAACAAAAGATGAAAAATTATTAGAGCTTGTTACTAAAATTGCAAGAATAGGTAGTTGGGAACTAGATTTGGTAAATCAAACAGGAGATAACATGTATTGGTCCCCGATGCTGTTCGAAATTTTAGAAATAGAAGATAACTATAATCCTACGCTCACCGGAGGGATAGAATTTCATATAGGAGAGAGTAGAGAAAGAATAAAAAAAGCAATAGAACATCTCGTTGAAGATGGAATTGAATTTGACGAAGAGATCTTATTGCGCACAGCTAAAGGGCATAAACGCTGGGCCAGAGCTATAGGTAAATGTGACAAAGTCCATAATAAACGCACCAGAATATACGGAAGTTATCAGGACATCACAGAGCGTAAGAAATCTGAATTAGAAAATAAATTTAAAGCCAATCTATTAAGTACTATAGGGCAAGCTGCAGTTGCAACTAATATTGAAGGAGAAGTTACCTATTGGAACAGGGCTGCAGAAACTATTTATGGTTGGAAAATGGAAGAAGTATTAGGAAAAAATATTATGGAGCTCACAATTCCTGATACTAATGCTGAACAAGCTACAGTTGTCATGGAAATGTTGAAAAAGGGTCAAACTTGGTCTGGAGAATTTGTAGTTCAAAGAAAAGATGGTTCTAGTTTTCCGGCTCTAATTACCAATTCTCCAACCTACGATGAAAATAATAAGTTATCTGGAATGATAGGAATCTCTTCAGATATTACTCAAAAAGTGAGATATGAGAAACTCTTAGAAAAACATACTCAAGAACTTGAGCGCTCTAATTTAGCTTTAAAGAAAATAGCATGGACACAATCTCATGTGGTACGTGCACCTATAGCCAGAATATTAGCGGTTATTAATTTATTAGAAGAGCAACCAGAGAGTTTTGACGAGATTTCATTTTGGTTGAAGCAATTAAAAATCTCTACCCATGAGATGGATGCTATTGTTAAAAAGATAATAACAGAAACTTATAGCCTGGATCAAGAATAG
- a CDS encoding YkvA family protein, with product MPDFIPIIGYLDDLILLPIGIYFAFRLIRDDVKAECLTRAKDYNWNKKNNWVIGGIIILIWAFIGFWIFKSVSPIK from the coding sequence ATTCCAGATTTTATCCCGATAATTGGCTATTTGGACGATCTAATTTTGTTGCCGATAGGCATTTATTTCGCTTTCAGGCTTATCCGTGATGATGTGAAAGCGGAGTGTTTGACAAGGGCAAAGGACTATAATTGGAACAAAAAGAACAATTGGGTAATCGGGGGCATAATCATTTTGATTTGGGCGTTTATCGGTTTTTGGATTTTTAAAAGCGTATCCCCAATCAAATAG
- a CDS encoding MFS transporter encodes MFKNITRLVWILSLVSMFADIASEMLYPIIPVYLQNIGFSIFLIGVLEGLAEATAGLSKGYFGNWSDRIGKRMPFVRVGYFLSALSKPMMAVFVYPIWIFFSRTIDRLGKGFRTAPRDALLSGEATLKTKGQVFSFHRGWDTLGAVFGPALALLFLYFYPGQLRWLFYIAFVPGIISVGITYFRKEKPLPTKKQKSSPGFFSFFKYWKIASPTYKRLIVGLITFSLFNSSDMLLLLKVNEATGSENNVLMVYIFYNLVYALAAFPLGLLADRIGIKKIFLFGLILFSGIYFGMAEAGNNTLFYVLFGIYGIYMAATEGISKAWVAGLVKNEEVGTAMGLFVALQSIALMVASAFAGLLWTFYGASATFLLTAIMSILVFLFMLFFVPKTKNKMEHPQ; translated from the coding sequence ATGTTTAAAAATATAACCCGTCTGGTCTGGATACTTTCCCTGGTAAGTATGTTTGCCGATATCGCAAGCGAAATGCTGTATCCCATTATTCCCGTTTATCTTCAAAATATTGGGTTTTCCATATTTTTAATAGGTGTTCTGGAAGGACTAGCCGAAGCGACCGCAGGACTTAGCAAAGGCTATTTTGGAAACTGGAGCGACAGGATAGGAAAACGGATGCCCTTTGTACGGGTGGGCTATTTTTTGAGCGCGCTCTCCAAACCGATGATGGCCGTTTTCGTTTATCCGATCTGGATATTTTTTTCAAGGACTATTGACCGCCTCGGGAAAGGTTTTCGTACCGCCCCAAGGGACGCGCTGCTTTCGGGAGAGGCCACATTAAAGACCAAAGGGCAGGTATTTAGTTTTCATCGGGGCTGGGACACCTTGGGCGCGGTATTCGGCCCTGCACTCGCACTACTGTTTTTATATTTTTATCCGGGCCAACTTAGGTGGCTTTTTTATATTGCTTTTGTTCCGGGGATTATTTCGGTAGGCATTACCTATTTTAGAAAGGAGAAACCATTGCCAACAAAAAAGCAAAAAAGTTCCCCAGGGTTCTTTTCATTTTTTAAGTATTGGAAAATTGCAAGCCCCACCTACAAAAGGTTAATTGTGGGGCTTATTACTTTTTCCCTTTTCAATAGTTCGGATATGTTGTTATTGCTCAAGGTAAACGAGGCCACGGGAAGCGAAAACAATGTCCTTATGGTCTATATCTTTTATAACCTGGTCTATGCCCTTGCCGCATTTCCGCTTGGTTTATTGGCAGACCGTATCGGTATAAAAAAGATTTTCCTTTTTGGACTGATCCTTTTTTCGGGGATTTACTTCGGAATGGCAGAAGCGGGAAACAATACCCTTTTTTATGTTCTTTTCGGGATTTATGGAATTTATATGGCAGCCACCGAGGGCATCTCAAAAGCGTGGGTGGCCGGCCTGGTCAAGAATGAGGAAGTGGGCACGGCAATGGGGCTTTTTGTTGCATTGCAAAGCATCGCTTTAATGGTTGCAAGTGCATTTGCAGGATTGTTATGGACATTTTACGGGGCATCGGCCACCTTTCTGCTTACCGCAATAATGAGTATCTTAGTATTTCTGTTTATGTTGTTTTTTGTTCCCAAAACCAAAAATAAAATGGAACATCCACAATAA
- a CDS encoding phosphatase PAP2 family protein, translating to MAINPLNRKNIKISIGIGIFLSILAFFFIPNLDINTLKVIYLNRDQSLDETFRIITNLAYPIVFSIPVFVLIKGLIKKEIITIQNMLYVIISIFVAVVIVTLFKYGFNRTRPFIIYDYLEKTKESLSPSFPSGHTTLTFAMVAALVNVYKKWFLKLILFIWAILVGYSRLHLGLHYPSDVLGGIIIGVSSALLCYKMRQNLINKKKLLLSSDFKPL from the coding sequence ATGGCAATTAACCCATTAAATAGAAAGAACATAAAAATAAGCATTGGGATAGGCATTTTTCTTTCCATTCTTGCCTTCTTTTTTATTCCAAACCTGGATATCAACACACTTAAGGTAATCTATCTTAACAGGGATCAATCTTTGGACGAAACCTTTAGGATTATTACAAATTTGGCGTACCCGATAGTCTTTAGTATTCCTGTTTTTGTATTAATAAAGGGATTGATAAAAAAGGAAATAATCACAATCCAAAATATGCTGTATGTCATCATTTCAATTTTTGTTGCAGTCGTTATTGTTACGTTGTTTAAGTATGGCTTCAACAGAACAAGGCCATTCATTATCTATGATTATTTAGAAAAAACCAAAGAAAGTTTAAGCCCTTCATTTCCCTCTGGTCATACAACGCTAACATTTGCTATGGTGGCTGCCCTGGTTAATGTATATAAAAAATGGTTTTTAAAATTGATTTTATTTATCTGGGCAATATTGGTAGGCTATTCCCGATTGCATTTAGGTTTGCATTATCCGAGTGATGTATTGGGCGGAATTATTATTGGGGTATCATCTGCTTTGCTTTGTTATAAAATGAGGCAAAATCTCATTAATAAAAAAAAGTTGCTTTTAAGCTCTGATTTCAAACCCCTTTAA
- a CDS encoding FAD-dependent oxidoreductase, producing MESKKKDIAIIGGGISGLVAAFELSEKQDLNITVIEGSDSCGGKMKGFYNKEKDLFEEHSIRALASTYFALFDVFYRAGILGTLTAVDTYIFYESKTGKKVAVDRTEPIKLETFKDLVKTFDLSLIDMMTLAKKIAHHTNASQEERDQLAYKNAGDVIGVEDFNDHTKQFIINWFGILTGARMKSKAVDIMDSFLLMFLPMTESPHLPPGKKSKSYCFNRPTSEVVKLLVHKLEQRGVKFIYNTRLTNIRHNIATDKVVLTTQNHCAINEFDACIMAVPHEVMWKVGLLPEIKKPFDDEWSFGTQFLMKDIPETFKDFTGKSYNLSFDAPWNIVFQIQHQDGFWKNVEFPRSYPYNLSATCSSPFNKGSLYGKRFMECTPLEAKNEILYQLGITSASERELMMKYASIDSIYLKYTENWEDYSYLETASLGILQENGKRWVDLSQIYVRSAGDEEVSVTTATKGVFLAGEVVSVPGKWKIPTMEQAAMSGKQAAQEVFGYINFKRSVNMDHATLENTTSFKLMEGVLSGLTALAKLVPTQKGSKNH from the coding sequence ATGGAATCTAAAAAGAAAGATATTGCAATTATTGGCGGAGGAATTTCAGGCTTAGTTGCTGCATTTGAGCTTAGTGAAAAGCAGGATCTAAATATAACCGTGATTGAAGGAAGTGACTCGTGCGGTGGGAAAATGAAAGGATTCTATAATAAAGAGAAAGATCTCTTCGAAGAACATTCTATACGTGCTTTAGCATCAACTTATTTTGCGCTTTTTGATGTTTTTTATCGTGCAGGAATTTTAGGTACTCTTACAGCAGTAGATACCTATATCTTTTACGAAAGTAAAACCGGTAAAAAGGTAGCTGTAGATAGAACAGAACCAATAAAATTAGAGACATTTAAGGATTTAGTAAAGACGTTTGATCTGTCTTTAATTGATATGATGACACTTGCAAAGAAAATAGCTCATCATACCAACGCATCTCAAGAAGAGCGAGATCAGCTCGCGTACAAAAATGCCGGAGATGTTATTGGAGTGGAAGACTTTAACGATCATACCAAGCAATTCATTATTAACTGGTTTGGGATTTTAACGGGAGCTAGAATGAAAAGTAAAGCTGTAGATATTATGGATAGCTTTTTACTTATGTTCTTACCTATGACGGAGAGTCCGCATTTGCCACCTGGTAAAAAGTCTAAATCTTATTGTTTTAATCGTCCAACATCCGAAGTTGTAAAACTCTTGGTTCATAAATTAGAACAGCGTGGAGTAAAATTTATTTATAACACCAGATTGACCAACATAAGACATAATATAGCAACAGATAAAGTAGTTTTAACAACGCAAAATCATTGTGCCATTAACGAATTTGATGCATGTATTATGGCAGTACCTCATGAAGTTATGTGGAAGGTAGGCTTGCTTCCGGAAATCAAGAAACCTTTTGATGACGAATGGTCTTTTGGAACGCAATTTCTTATGAAAGATATTCCTGAAACTTTTAAAGATTTTACAGGCAAATCTTATAATTTAAGTTTTGATGCTCCCTGGAATATTGTATTTCAAATCCAACATCAGGATGGTTTCTGGAAAAACGTGGAGTTTCCAAGATCCTATCCTTATAATTTATCGGCTACCTGTAGTTCTCCCTTTAATAAAGGTTCCTTATACGGAAAACGCTTTATGGAGTGCACACCTTTAGAAGCAAAAAATGAGATCTTGTATCAATTAGGAATTACCTCAGCATCAGAAAGAGAATTAATGATGAAATATGCTAGCATAGATTCTATATATCTCAAATACACAGAGAACTGGGAGGATTACTCTTATTTGGAGACTGCATCTTTAGGAATTTTACAAGAGAATGGAAAACGATGGGTAGATCTTTCTCAAATTTATGTGAGATCGGCAGGGGATGAAGAAGTTTCTGTGACTACTGCTACAAAAGGAGTTTTTCTTGCAGGAGAAGTAGTGAGTGTTCCGGGAAAATGGAAGATACCAACTATGGAGCAAGCAGCAATGTCTGGAAAACAAGCTGCTCAAGAGGTATTTGGATATATTAATTTTAAAAGATCTGTAAATATGGATCATGCTACTCTAGAAAATACAACCAGCTTTAAATTAATGGAGGGTGTATTAAGCGGATTGACCGCATTAGCTAAACTTGTTCCTACACAAAAAGGTTCCAAAAATCATTAG
- a CDS encoding lactonase family protein — protein MKIFKSSYIFAVAFAIYSQTTYSQENKILNWMYVGSYTEDEGFVDGKAEGIYTLQQNIQNGKLTLGSTVAKLKNPSFVRASTDGKYLLSVSELNDKEAESGFVLSYKINKDHSLTKINQLSTHGFAPCHIEIDKTGKFAFVSNYMGGVVMMYEIEENGNLIEKQKIELENPKESHAHSVNITANNKHAYIADLGNDKIWIYNLDAQKGTFSKNAQEFAEVANGAGPRHLSFSKDGKFAYVMNELNSSISTFQVLESGGLQLLQNISSLPSGFINNNSGAEIHLHPTKDFLYSSNRGANNIAVFRINIENGELSLIAHTSTEGKTPRNFNISPDGNFLYAANQDSGSISSFKIDLETGMLNSLGEVLEAKTPVCLEFVE, from the coding sequence ATGAAAATTTTTAAAAGCAGTTACATTTTTGCAGTTGCATTTGCTATTTATTCACAAACTACATATTCACAGGAAAATAAAATTTTAAATTGGATGTATGTTGGAAGTTATACCGAAGATGAAGGATTTGTAGATGGGAAAGCGGAAGGAATCTATACTCTTCAACAAAACATACAGAATGGTAAACTTACTTTAGGCTCAACAGTAGCTAAACTTAAAAATCCAAGTTTTGTGCGCGCATCTACAGACGGCAAGTATCTACTTTCTGTAAGTGAGCTTAATGATAAAGAAGCGGAAAGTGGTTTCGTTCTTTCTTATAAGATCAATAAAGATCATAGCTTAACCAAGATCAATCAACTTTCTACACATGGTTTTGCTCCTTGTCATATTGAAATAGATAAAACCGGAAAATTTGCCTTCGTTTCCAATTATATGGGCGGAGTTGTGATGATGTATGAGATAGAGGAAAATGGAAATCTGATAGAGAAACAGAAAATAGAACTTGAAAATCCTAAAGAATCTCATGCACATTCAGTTAATATTACTGCAAATAACAAGCATGCTTACATAGCAGATCTAGGAAATGATAAGATCTGGATCTATAATCTGGATGCTCAGAAAGGTACTTTCTCTAAAAATGCGCAGGAGTTTGCAGAAGTTGCAAATGGTGCAGGACCAAGACATCTATCTTTTTCTAAAGATGGAAAGTTTGCTTATGTTATGAATGAATTAAATAGCAGTATAAGTACATTCCAAGTATTAGAGTCTGGCGGACTTCAATTGCTTCAAAATATTTCGTCACTTCCTTCTGGATTTATAAATAATAATTCTGGAGCAGAGATACATTTGCATCCTACAAAAGATTTTCTTTACAGCTCGAACCGAGGAGCAAACAATATTGCTGTTTTTAGAATTAATATTGAAAATGGAGAATTAAGTTTGATAGCTCACACTTCAACAGAAGGAAAAACACCACGCAATTTCAATATTTCACCTGATGGGAATTTCTTATATGCAGCAAATCAAGATTCAGGAAGTATTAGTTCTTTTAAAATAGATTTAGAAACAGGAATGTTGAACTCTTTAGGGGAAGTATTAGAGGCAAAGACACCTGTTTGTTTAGAGTTTGTAGAATAA
- a CDS encoding response regulator codes for MKKKIFIIDDDLIYRMIVAKTIKSIDESILIFECDNGKEGLENLQNLEINSNFEITILLDINMPVLDGWGFLEELRNSTLYDDTKFSIYLVSSSTDKSDMLKSEEHDLLKGFFSKPLRRTDIYNILK; via the coding sequence ATGAAAAAGAAAATTTTTATAATTGATGATGATCTTATCTATAGGATGATTGTCGCTAAAACCATAAAAAGTATAGATGAATCTATTCTAATTTTTGAATGCGATAATGGAAAAGAAGGATTAGAAAATCTGCAGAATTTAGAAATCAATAGTAATTTTGAAATTACTATTCTACTAGATATAAATATGCCTGTTCTTGATGGTTGGGGATTTTTAGAAGAACTTAGAAATTCTACATTATATGATGATACTAAATTTTCTATCTATTTGGTGTCTTCTTCTACAGACAAAAGTGATATGTTGAAAAGTGAAGAACATGATCTTTTAAAAGGCTTTTTCAGTAAACCGTTACGAAGAACAGATATATATAATATTTTGAAATAG